One stretch of Clostridium sp. Marseille-P299 DNA includes these proteins:
- a CDS encoding Tex family protein: MDILNQLKDELGIRLEQVEAAVKLIDEGNTIPFIARYRKEATGSLNDEVLRDLNDRLTYLRNLEDKKTQVISSIEEQGKLTEELKEQILAATTLVVVEDLYRPYRPKRRTRATIAKEKGLEPLAEIILKQETTKPLLEEALAFVSEKKEVPTAEAALAGAMDILAENISDAADYRIHIRKVTSEEGSISSSAKDEKTESVYEMYYEFEEKISKIAGHRVLALNRGEAEKILTVKVNAPVDKILSYLEAQVITNKNENTEEVLKKVIADSYNRLIGPAIERELRNDLTEKAEDGAIKVFGQNLTQLLMQPPIVGQVVLGWDPAFRTGCKLAVVDATGKVLDTVVVYPTAPQKKVEETKAIVKDLIDKYNITLISVGNGTASRESEQIIVEMLKEIDKPVQYIIVNEAGASVYSASKLATEEFPNFDVGQRSAASIARRLQDPLAELVKIDPKSIGVGQYQHDMNQKKLSDALSGVVEDCVNKVGVDLNTASASLLEYISGISKTVAKNIVLYREENGKFTNRKQLLKVSKLGPKAFEQCAGFLRINDGENPLDSTSVHPESYEAAEKLLQSLGFELEDIKSLQARQKVASNDVKKETKEQAPKRKRNDKGIRLKNTNTAMGQALLAAIQDGGSIVKQEETPKALEVSNNEVKDEGLSRLSTMIKDKKKLASELGIGEITLFDIVKELEKPGRDPREEMPKPILRTDVLDMKDLTDGMILKGTVRNVIDFGAFVDIGVHQDGLVHISQMSKQKYVKHPLDVVSVGDIVEVKVLSVDLAKKRIQLSMIL, encoded by the coding sequence ATGGATATTCTTAATCAATTGAAAGATGAACTTGGTATACGTTTAGAACAAGTAGAAGCAGCAGTGAAACTTATTGACGAGGGAAATACAATCCCTTTTATTGCAAGATATCGTAAGGAAGCAACTGGTTCCTTAAATGATGAGGTTTTACGTGATTTAAATGATCGCTTGACTTACCTTAGAAACTTAGAGGATAAGAAAACTCAGGTAATATCAAGTATCGAGGAACAAGGTAAGCTTACAGAAGAGTTAAAAGAACAAATTTTAGCCGCAACTACATTAGTTGTTGTAGAAGATTTATATCGTCCATATCGTCCAAAGAGAAGAACGAGAGCTACAATAGCAAAAGAGAAGGGATTGGAACCACTTGCTGAAATCATTTTAAAACAAGAGACAACAAAACCACTTCTTGAAGAAGCATTAGCATTCGTTTCTGAGAAAAAAGAAGTACCAACAGCAGAAGCAGCATTAGCTGGGGCAATGGATATTCTTGCAGAAAATATTTCAGATGCGGCAGATTATCGTATTCATATTAGAAAAGTAACCTCTGAAGAAGGTAGTATAAGTTCTAGTGCAAAAGATGAGAAAACAGAATCTGTTTATGAAATGTATTATGAATTTGAAGAAAAGATTAGTAAGATTGCTGGGCATAGAGTACTTGCATTAAATCGTGGTGAGGCAGAAAAAATACTTACGGTTAAAGTAAATGCTCCTGTAGATAAAATACTAAGTTACTTAGAAGCACAAGTAATTACCAATAAAAATGAAAATACGGAAGAGGTATTAAAAAAGGTAATTGCAGATAGTTATAACCGTTTAATTGGTCCTGCCATTGAAAGAGAGTTACGTAATGATTTAACAGAAAAAGCAGAAGATGGCGCAATTAAAGTATTTGGTCAAAATCTCACACAGTTATTAATGCAGCCTCCAATTGTAGGACAAGTTGTTTTAGGCTGGGACCCTGCATTCCGTACAGGATGTAAATTAGCAGTAGTAGATGCAACAGGAAAAGTATTGGATACGGTAGTGGTATATCCTACAGCTCCTCAAAAGAAAGTAGAAGAAACAAAAGCTATCGTAAAAGATTTAATTGATAAGTACAATATCACATTAATTTCGGTTGGTAATGGAACAGCATCTCGTGAATCCGAGCAAATCATAGTAGAGATGTTAAAGGAAATAGATAAGCCAGTACAATATATCATAGTAAATGAAGCTGGTGCATCTGTATATTCTGCTAGTAAGCTTGCAACGGAAGAGTTCCCAAATTTTGATGTTGGCCAAAGAAGTGCTGCATCTATTGCTAGAAGATTACAAGATCCACTTGCAGAGCTTGTAAAAATTGATCCAAAGTCTATTGGTGTTGGACAGTATCAGCATGATATGAATCAAAAGAAATTAAGCGATGCATTAAGTGGTGTGGTAGAAGATTGTGTAAATAAAGTAGGTGTAGATTTAAATACTGCTTCTGCATCCTTACTTGAATATATATCAGGAATTTCAAAGACGGTTGCGAAAAATATAGTTCTTTATCGTGAGGAAAATGGTAAATTTACGAACCGTAAGCAGTTACTTAAGGTATCTAAACTTGGACCAAAGGCATTTGAACAATGTGCAGGTTTCTTACGTATTAATGATGGTGAGAATCCACTTGATTCAACAAGCGTGCATCCAGAGTCTTATGAAGCCGCAGAAAAATTATTGCAGTCATTGGGATTTGAGCTAGAAGATATTAAATCTTTACAAGCAAGACAAAAAGTAGCATCAAATGATGTGAAAAAGGAGACAAAAGAACAAGCTCCAAAAAGAAAAAGAAATGATAAAGGAATACGCTTAAAGAATACCAATACTGCAATGGGCCAAGCTTTATTAGCAGCAATCCAAGATGGTGGTTCTATTGTAAAGCAAGAAGAGACACCAAAGGCACTTGAGGTTTCTAACAATGAAGTAAAAGATGAAGGATTATCTAGATTAAGTACAATGATCAAAGATAAAAAGAAGCTTGCCTCTGAATTAGGAATTGGTGAAATCACATTATTTGATATCGTAAAAGAATTAGAGAAGCCAGGAAGAGATCCTCGTGAAGAGATGCCAAAGCCTATTTTACGTACAGACGTTTTAGATATGAAAGACTTAACAGATGGAATGATCTTAAAAGGAACCGTACGTAATGTAATTGATTTTGGTGCATTCGTTG
- a CDS encoding ABC transporter ATP-binding protein gives MNNRAKKFISYYKPYKGLFFADMLCALVAAGISLVYPMIVRYITNTVLPNYEINTAVQVIIKLAVLMVGLALIELFCNFFIAYKGHIMGAKMEFDMRNEIFEHLQKLSFNYYDNQKTGQIMTRITNDLFDITELCHHGPEDLIISIIKFIGAFIILIQINWALTLILFTFLPLMFIFAYFMKGRMNRAFRKNRERIADINAQIEDNLSGIRVVKSFSNEEREIEKFSEGNMRFVNSKSHAYWQMATFHSGLGLFTNLINVAVIVGGGLMIADNIIVLSDLITFLLYVNSIIEPVKKLINFTEQFQNGITGFSRFMEIMETNPDIVDKDGAIELKDVKGDISFHDVSFKYDESLSEVFKDINLDVARGEYVALVGSSGVGKTTMCSLIPRFYEVSSGNITIDGIDIRDITLKSLRKNIGIVQQDVYLFSGTVTDNIGYGKLGATEEEIVQAAKNANAHDFIMELPDGYNTDIGQRGVKLSGGQKQRLSIARVFLKNPPILIFDEATSALDNESEKVVQESLERLAKNRTTFVIAHRLSTIKNAQNIIVLTEEGIKEKGTHTELLEKGGVYASLYNMNFSKSEIIE, from the coding sequence ATGAATAATCGAGCAAAAAAATTTATATCGTATTACAAGCCGTATAAGGGACTGTTTTTTGCAGATATGCTTTGTGCGTTAGTTGCAGCAGGTATTTCCTTGGTATATCCTATGATTGTACGTTATATCACAAATACGGTGTTACCAAATTACGAGATTAATACAGCAGTGCAAGTAATTATTAAACTAGCTGTTTTAATGGTAGGCTTAGCATTAATCGAACTATTTTGTAACTTTTTTATTGCCTATAAAGGGCATATCATGGGCGCAAAGATGGAATTTGACATGAGAAATGAAATCTTTGAGCATCTCCAAAAACTATCATTTAATTATTATGACAATCAAAAGACTGGTCAAATAATGACACGTATTACGAATGACTTATTTGATATTACAGAACTTTGTCATCATGGTCCAGAGGATTTAATTATCTCTATCATCAAATTCATTGGTGCATTTATCATATTAATTCAAATTAACTGGGCTTTAACTCTTATATTATTTACATTCCTTCCACTCATGTTTATTTTTGCTTATTTTATGAAGGGAAGAATGAACAGGGCATTTCGTAAAAATCGTGAACGAATTGCTGATATTAATGCTCAAATTGAGGACAACTTATCTGGTATCCGTGTTGTTAAATCATTCTCAAATGAAGAAAGAGAAATTGAAAAGTTTAGTGAAGGTAATATGCGTTTTGTTAACAGTAAGAGTCATGCATATTGGCAAATGGCAACCTTCCATTCAGGACTTGGATTGTTTACAAACCTAATCAATGTGGCTGTTATTGTTGGTGGTGGATTAATGATTGCAGACAACATTATTGTACTTAGCGATTTAATCACATTTTTACTTTATGTAAATAGCATTATCGAACCAGTTAAAAAATTAATTAACTTTACAGAACAATTCCAAAATGGTATTACTGGATTCTCAAGATTCATGGAAATCATGGAGACAAACCCAGACATTGTTGATAAAGATGGAGCAATTGAATTAAAAGATGTAAAGGGTGATATTTCTTTCCATGATGTTTCCTTTAAATATGATGAATCTTTATCCGAAGTATTTAAAGATATTAATCTTGATGTAGCAAGAGGAGAGTATGTGGCACTTGTAGGTTCTTCTGGTGTTGGTAAAACAACTATGTGTAGTTTGATACCAAGATTTTATGAAGTATCCAGTGGTAACATTACAATCGATGGTATCGATATTAGAGATATCACTTTAAAATCACTTCGTAAAAATATTGGTATTGTACAGCAAGATGTTTACTTATTCTCAGGTACTGTAACGGATAATATTGGCTATGGTAAATTAGGTGCTACAGAAGAAGAAATTGTACAAGCAGCAAAAAATGCAAATGCTCATGATTTTATTATGGAATTGCCAGATGGGTATAATACAGATATCGGACAGCGAGGAGTAAAACTATCTGGTGGACAAAAACAAAGATTAAGTATAGCAAGAGTTTTCCTTAAGAATCCTCCAATCTTAATCTTTGACGAAGCAACATCAGCCCTTGATAATGAAAGTGAAAAGGTAGTTCAAGAATCCTTAGAGCGTTTAGCGAAGAATCGAACCACTTTTGTTATTGCGCATCGTTTATCTACGATTAAAAATGCTCAGAATATAATTGTCTTAACAGAAGAAGGAATCAAAGAAAAAGGTACACACACTGAATTATTAGAAAAGGGTGGAGTTTACGCATCTCTTTATAATATGAACTTTAGCAAAAGCGAAATTATTGAATAA
- the pfkA gene encoding 6-phosphofructokinase, whose amino-acid sequence MVEANREKTVKTIGVLTSGGDAPGMNAVIRAVVRTAMSYGLKVKGIQRGYTGLLEEDIIDMDGASVADIVQRGGTILYTARCPEFVTKEGQDKGAEICKKHGIDGLVVIGGDGSFKGAQALAKRGINTVAVPGTIDLDIACTDYTVGFDTAVNTAMEAIDKVRDTSTSHERCSIIEVMGRKAGYIALWCGIANGAEDILTTERFDNDEERIIKNIIEKKKSGKKHYIIVNAEGVGDSYGMAKRIQAATGMETRATIIGHIQRGGSPTCKDRVYASAMGSKAVDILTNGGSNRVVAYKHGEFVDYDIDEALAMTKDLNQYLYEMSKKLSR is encoded by the coding sequence ATGGTAGAGGCAAACAGGGAAAAGACAGTAAAAACAATTGGGGTACTTACAAGCGGAGGCGATGCCCCTGGCATGAATGCAGTAATTCGTGCGGTAGTTCGTACAGCAATGTCTTACGGATTAAAGGTAAAAGGAATTCAAAGAGGGTACACTGGTTTATTAGAAGAAGATATTATAGATATGGATGGTGCATCCGTAGCTGATATCGTTCAAAGAGGCGGAACAATACTATATACAGCACGTTGTCCTGAATTTGTTACTAAGGAAGGACAAGATAAAGGGGCAGAAATCTGTAAAAAGCATGGGATTGACGGTTTAGTTGTAATTGGAGGTGACGGTTCCTTTAAAGGCGCTCAGGCATTAGCTAAAAGAGGAATCAACACAGTAGCTGTTCCAGGTACAATTGATCTTGATATTGCATGCACAGATTATACGGTAGGCTTTGATACTGCTGTCAATACTGCAATGGAGGCTATTGATAAGGTTCGTGATACTTCAACCTCTCATGAGCGTTGTAGTATTATTGAGGTTATGGGTAGAAAAGCAGGGTATATAGCTTTATGGTGCGGTATTGCTAATGGAGCAGAAGATATATTGACAACAGAACGTTTCGACAACGATGAAGAGAGAATTATAAAAAATATAATAGAAAAGAAAAAAAGCGGAAAGAAACATTATATTATTGTAAATGCTGAGGGTGTAGGCGATTCTTATGGAATGGCAAAACGTATCCAAGCAGCGACAGGAATGGAAACAAGGGCAACAATTATTGGTCATATTCAACGAGGTGGAAGTCCAACATGTAAGGATAGAGTATATGCCTCAGCTATGGGTTCAAAGGCTGTTGATATTTTAACAAATGGAGGATCAAATCGTGTTGTGGCATATAAACATGGCGAATTCGTAGATTATGATATCGATGAGGCTCTTGCAATGACAAAAGATTTAAATCAATATCTATACGAAATGTCAAAGAAATTATCTAGATAA
- a CDS encoding DNA polymerase III subunit alpha, which yields MNFTHLHVHTEFSLLDGSGKIKEMVARAKELGMDSLAITDHGVMYGVIDFYRACHAEGINPVIGCEVYVAPNSRFSKEGSVSDDRYYHLILLAENNEGYNNLMKIVSRGFTEGFYYKPRVDYEVLRQYSKGIIALSACLAGEVSVNLRKGFYEEAKVAAFRFRDIFGENNFFLELQDHGYPEQQSVNQGMLRLSEETGIPLVVTNDVHYTYESDVESHDILLCIQTQKKVTDEDRMRYEGGQFYMKSKEEMYALFPYAQEALENSYKISQRCHVDIEFGNYKLPTYDVPEGFTAWEYLCKLCEEGLNRRYDNPSVELKERLKYELETIHSMGFVDYFLIVWDFIKYAKDNSIMVGPGRGSAAGSIVSYCLEITNIDPIKYNLLFERFLNPERLTMPDIDIDFCFERRQEVIDYVVKKYGKDRVVQIVTFGTMAARAVIRDVGRALDMPYAQVDTVAKMIPTELGITIEKALISNPDLQKLYDRDNDVMRLIDMSRRLEGLPRHTSMHAAGVVISNAPADEYVPLSRASDDTITTQFTMTTLEELGLLKMDFLGLRTLTVIQNAVELINQDIRRKAALKGITNEDEIELLDIDKIDYDDKKVYELIASGKTEGIFQLESAGMKSFMKELKAQSLEDVIAGISLYRPGPMDFIPKYIKGKNESGGIIYECEELRPILQPTYGCIVYQEQVMQIVRDLAGYSYGRSDLVRRAMSKKKASVMEQERKNFVYGNKEEGVPGCIAKGISETVANHIFDEMTDFAKYAFNKSHAAAYAVVSYQTAYLKCYYPVEFMAALMTSVIDNPTKVAEYIYTCRQMGIEILPPDINEGDAVFTVSGNNIRYGLSAIKGLGRPVIEALVKERNENGNYKSLSDFATRLSGKEVNKRTVESFIKSGAFDSIPGTRKQLMQVYVSVLDSVNQEKKKALTGQMTLFDFAPEEEQINYEYQLPDVGEFGKDELLAFEKEVLGIYISGHPLEAFENLIKKNTTASTLDFAMDEETGEIKVSDGEYEVVGGMVVSKTLKTTKTNSVMAFITIEDLFGTLEIIIFPRDYEKYKYMIDVDEKLLIKGKVAMEEDKPAKLICTEVIPFSEIPKEVWIRFADKNDFMQNEQNLYRILEDYDGNDSVVIYCEGEKAIKRLPKSKNIKVNTDLLSRLGEKFSKESVRVIEKSIEKRK from the coding sequence ATGAATTTTACACATTTGCATGTTCATACAGAGTTCAGTTTATTAGACGGTTCCGGTAAAATTAAAGAAATGGTTGCAAGGGCAAAAGAACTTGGAATGGATAGTCTTGCAATTACAGACCACGGAGTAATGTATGGTGTCATTGACTTTTATCGGGCTTGCCATGCAGAAGGCATCAATCCGGTCATTGGGTGTGAAGTTTATGTTGCACCGAATTCAAGATTTTCAAAAGAAGGTAGTGTATCGGATGATCGCTATTACCATTTGATACTCTTGGCAGAAAATAATGAAGGATACAACAACTTAATGAAAATTGTCTCAAGAGGGTTTACAGAAGGATTCTATTATAAACCTAGAGTCGATTACGAAGTATTAAGACAGTATTCAAAAGGGATTATCGCTTTATCAGCATGTCTAGCAGGAGAGGTTTCAGTTAATTTAAGAAAAGGATTTTATGAAGAAGCAAAAGTTGCAGCATTTCGCTTTCGGGATATTTTTGGAGAGAATAATTTCTTCTTGGAATTACAAGACCATGGTTATCCAGAGCAACAATCTGTGAATCAAGGAATGCTTCGCTTAAGTGAAGAGACAGGAATACCTCTAGTTGTCACTAATGATGTTCATTATACATACGAGAGTGACGTTGAGTCTCATGATATTTTGCTATGTATACAAACACAGAAAAAAGTGACAGATGAAGATCGCATGCGCTATGAAGGTGGCCAATTCTATATGAAATCGAAAGAAGAGATGTATGCGCTTTTCCCATATGCGCAAGAAGCTCTTGAAAATTCATATAAGATATCTCAGCGTTGTCATGTGGATATAGAATTTGGAAATTATAAGTTACCAACGTATGATGTGCCAGAAGGTTTTACCGCATGGGAGTATTTATGCAAATTATGCGAAGAAGGTCTTAACAGACGATATGACAATCCTTCGGTGGAATTAAAAGAGCGTTTAAAATACGAACTTGAAACAATTCATAGTATGGGATTTGTTGATTACTTCTTAATCGTATGGGATTTTATCAAATATGCAAAAGATAATTCTATTATGGTTGGACCAGGAAGAGGTAGTGCGGCAGGTAGTATCGTATCCTATTGCTTAGAGATTACCAATATCGATCCAATTAAATATAATCTTTTATTTGAGCGTTTCTTAAATCCAGAGAGATTAACAATGCCGGATATCGATATTGACTTTTGTTTTGAACGAAGACAAGAAGTTATTGATTATGTAGTAAAGAAATATGGTAAGGACCGTGTGGTTCAGATTGTTACATTTGGAACCATGGCAGCAAGGGCAGTTATTCGTGATGTAGGGCGAGCTCTAGATATGCCTTATGCACAAGTGGATACCGTAGCGAAAATGATTCCAACGGAACTTGGAATTACAATTGAAAAAGCCTTGATTTCAAATCCTGATTTACAAAAACTATATGATAGAGATAATGACGTGATGCGATTAATTGATATGTCAAGACGTCTAGAAGGACTTCCAAGACATACATCAATGCATGCGGCAGGTGTAGTTATCAGTAATGCCCCAGCAGATGAATATGTACCATTATCAAGAGCATCCGATGATACCATAACAACTCAGTTTACAATGACGACCTTAGAAGAACTTGGTCTTTTAAAGATGGACTTTTTAGGTCTTAGAACTTTAACGGTAATCCAAAATGCAGTGGAACTAATTAATCAAGATATTCGAAGAAAAGCTGCCTTAAAGGGTATAACCAATGAAGATGAGATAGAATTGCTAGACATTGATAAGATTGACTACGATGATAAAAAAGTCTATGAATTAATTGCTTCTGGTAAGACAGAAGGAATCTTTCAGTTAGAGAGTGCTGGAATGAAGAGTTTCATGAAGGAATTAAAAGCACAGAGTCTAGAAGATGTTATCGCAGGTATCTCACTCTATCGTCCAGGACCTATGGATTTCATTCCTAAGTACATCAAAGGAAAGAATGAGTCTGGCGGTATTATATATGAGTGTGAAGAATTAAGACCGATCTTACAACCAACCTATGGATGTATTGTATACCAAGAACAGGTTATGCAAATCGTACGAGATCTTGCAGGTTATAGTTATGGTAGAAGTGATTTGGTTCGCCGTGCAATGTCTAAGAAAAAGGCCTCCGTTATGGAACAGGAACGTAAAAACTTTGTTTATGGTAACAAGGAAGAAGGCGTTCCAGGTTGTATTGCAAAAGGTATTTCAGAAACTGTAGCGAATCATATCTTTGATGAAATGACAGACTTTGCAAAGTATGCGTTTAACAAATCACATGCAGCAGCATATGCTGTTGTATCCTATCAAACAGCATACTTAAAGTGCTATTATCCAGTAGAATTTATGGCAGCACTTATGACATCGGTAATTGATAACCCAACAAAGGTAGCGGAGTATATTTATACATGTAGACAGATGGGAATTGAAATTTTACCACCGGATATCAATGAAGGAGATGCTGTATTTACCGTATCAGGGAATAATATTCGCTATGGATTATCTGCGATAAAAGGACTTGGAAGACCAGTCATTGAAGCCCTTGTAAAAGAGCGCAATGAAAATGGAAATTATAAAAGTTTAAGTGATTTTGCAACACGCTTGTCTGGAAAAGAAGTAAATAAGCGTACGGTAGAAAGCTTTATAAAATCGGGAGCGTTTGATAGTATTCCAGGTACACGTAAGCAATTAATGCAAGTATATGTAAGTGTATTAGACAGTGTTAATCAGGAAAAGAAAAAAGCACTGACTGGGCAAATGACCTTATTTGACTTTGCACCAGAAGAAGAACAAATCAACTACGAATACCAATTACCGGATGTTGGTGAATTCGGCAAAGATGAATTATTGGCATTTGAAAAAGAAGTACTTGGTATTTATATCAGTGGTCATCCGTTAGAAGCATTTGAAAACCTAATTAAGAAAAATACTACCGCTTCTACCTTAGACTTTGCAATGGATGAGGAAACGGGCGAGATAAAAGTATCGGATGGTGAGTACGAAGTAGTTGGTGGTATGGTTGTATCAAAGACCTTAAAGACTACTAAAACCAATAGTGTTATGGCATTTATTACGATCGAGGACTTATTTGGAACTCTTGAAATAATTATTTTCCCACGTGATTATGAAAAGTATAAATACATGATTGATGTGGATGAAAAGTTATTAATTAAGGGAAAAGTTGCTATGGAGGAAGATAAACCTGCTAAATTAATATGCACAGAAGTTATACCTTTTTCAGAAATACCAAAAGAAGTGTGGATACGATTTGCTGATAAAAATGACTTTATGCAAAATGAACAAAACCTTTATCGTATTTTAGAAGATTATGACGGAAATGATTCGGTTGTAATCTATTGTGAAGGCGAAAAAGCTATAAAAAGATTGCCTAAGAGTAAAAATATTAAAGTAAATACCGATCTACTATCAAGGCTGGGTGAGAAGTTTTCAAAAGAAAGCGTCCGAGTTATTGAAAAGAGTATTGAAAAAAGGAAGTAA
- a CDS encoding HPr family phosphocarrier protein, with amino-acid sequence MLSKKIVIKIPTGLEARPVALLVQVASQYESNVYVECEEKKINAKSIMGMMSLGLPAGEEINVIVDGVDEEVAMLNIEKYLCGE; translated from the coding sequence ATGTTATCAAAGAAGATTGTTATCAAAATACCTACTGGATTAGAGGCAAGACCAGTTGCCCTATTGGTACAAGTTGCAAGTCAGTATGAAAGTAATGTTTATGTGGAATGTGAGGAAAAGAAAATCAATGCCAAAAGTATTATGGGTATGATGAGCCTTGGACTTCCAGCAGGAGAAGAAATTAACGTAATCGTTGATGGTGTAGATGAAGAAGTAGCAATGTTGAACATTGAAAAGTATTTATGTGGGGAATAA
- the whiA gene encoding DNA-binding protein WhiA: MTFSKIIKEELSRQSSNARHCCIAEIAAMLSVCGKLIIDDFGIKTLVLQTENIMVARKYFTLVKKTFNINTDIQIRKNMSAKHSNLYILRMEGREVERLLLTTKLSCYRLENKELGLYTDHLVVQNTCCKRAFIRGAFLAAGSMSDPEKAYHLEIVLPDSKRANQLIDIINSFFIDAKVVVRKKYHVVYIKEGSQIVDLLNIMEAHNALMNFENVRILKEMRNSINRQVNCEAANINKTVMAATKQIDDINFIKETIGFEGLSEGLEDVAKLRISYPEASLKELGDMLCPPIGKSGVNHRLKKLSCIADGLRM; the protein is encoded by the coding sequence TTGACATTTTCAAAGATTATTAAAGAAGAGTTATCAAGACAATCTTCGAATGCAAGACATTGCTGTATTGCTGAAATAGCAGCGATGTTAAGTGTATGTGGGAAATTAATCATTGATGATTTTGGAATAAAAACTCTTGTATTGCAAACAGAAAATATAATGGTTGCAAGAAAATACTTTACATTAGTGAAAAAAACATTTAATATTAATACGGATATTCAAATTCGAAAAAACATGTCGGCGAAACATAGCAACTTATATATTTTGCGTATGGAAGGCCGAGAAGTAGAACGATTATTGTTGACCACAAAACTTTCCTGTTATAGATTAGAGAACAAGGAACTTGGACTTTACACGGATCATTTGGTTGTTCAAAATACTTGTTGCAAGAGGGCATTTATACGAGGAGCATTCTTGGCAGCAGGATCTATGAGTGACCCGGAAAAGGCGTACCACTTAGAAATCGTTTTACCAGATAGTAAAAGAGCAAATCAGTTAATTGACATTATCAATTCCTTTTTTATAGATGCAAAAGTAGTAGTTCGAAAGAAATATCACGTTGTATATATAAAAGAGGGTTCACAAATAGTAGATTTACTTAATATTATGGAGGCACACAATGCGTTAATGAATTTTGAGAATGTAAGAATCTTAAAAGAAATGCGCAACTCCATCAATCGGCAGGTGAACTGCGAGGCGGCAAATATTAATAAGACAGTAATGGCAGCAACCAAGCAAATTGATGATATAAATTTTATAAAGGAAACCATAGGTTTTGAAGGTTTATCAGAAGGACTAGAGGATGTGGCAAAACTTAGAATTTCTTATCCAGAGGCATCGCTAAAGGAACTGGGGGATATGTTATGTCCGCCAATTGGAAAATCAGGGGTAAATCATAGATTAAAGAAACTAAGTTGTATTGCAGATGGTTTGAGGATGTAA
- the rapZ gene encoding RNase adapter RapZ has product MRFVIVTGMSGAGKSSVLKMLEDAGYFCVDNLPIPLILTFARLTIKESVNINKVALGIDIRSGQAFGDLANSLEELDKLGYKSEILFLEASTDVLVKRYKETRRVHPLSGLNRIDQGIELEREKLQVLKTRADYIIDTSHLLIRELKLQIDNIFVQNGTFHNFYITILTFGFKYGIPADSDLVFDVRFLHNPYYIPELRQKTGNDAPVRDFVMELPEAKTFLDKLEDMLLFLVPNYISEGKNQLVVSIGCTGGKHRSVTLANELMKRLAKTEYGVKVDHRDIQRG; this is encoded by the coding sequence ATGCGCTTTGTTATTGTAACGGGTATGTCTGGAGCGGGGAAAAGTTCGGTATTAAAAATGTTAGAGGATGCAGGATACTTTTGTGTAGACAATCTTCCAATACCGTTAATTTTAACCTTCGCTAGACTTACAATAAAGGAAAGTGTAAATATCAATAAGGTAGCGCTAGGTATCGACATTAGGAGCGGACAAGCCTTTGGCGATTTAGCAAACAGTTTAGAAGAACTTGATAAATTGGGTTATAAATCTGAAATCCTTTTTTTAGAAGCAAGCACAGATGTATTAGTAAAACGTTATAAAGAAACAAGAAGGGTTCACCCTTTATCAGGATTAAACCGTATTGATCAAGGAATTGAACTTGAAAGAGAAAAATTACAGGTACTAAAGACAAGGGCAGACTATATTATTGATACAAGTCACTTGTTAATTCGAGAATTAAAACTTCAGATTGATAATATATTTGTTCAAAATGGAACATTTCACAATTTTTATATAACCATTTTGACCTTCGGCTTTAAATATGGTATACCAGCAGATTCAGATTTGGTATTTGATGTACGGTTTTTACATAACCCATACTATATACCAGAGTTAAGACAAAAGACAGGAAATGATGCTCCGGTTAGAGATTTTGTCATGGAATTGCCTGAAGCTAAGACATTTTTAGATAAACTAGAAGATATGCTACTTTTTTTGGTACCAAATTATATTTCAGAGGGGAAAAATCAACTGGTTGTTAGCATTGGTTGTACTGGAGGTAAACACCGTTCTGTGACATTAGCAAATGAACTTATGAAGCGTTTAGCTAAGACAGAATATGGAGTTAAGGTTGACCATAGGGACATACAGAGAGGGTAG